A window of the Acidobacteriota bacterium genome harbors these coding sequences:
- a CDS encoding DNA mismatch repair protein MutS encodes MTEASTPLMRQYAAIKKQHPNALLFFRLGDFYELFFDDAVVASRELQITLTSRNKEKDVAVPMCGVPYHAAEGYLAKLLRKGFRVAVCEQMENPKAAKKIVRREVTRVLTPGTSTDASLPSEENNFLAAIAELGDRAGVAALDLSTGEFRATEFALQDRARLIEELGHMRPREVLYPAALPLFATADSSFYAFSESRRFTETPVEDWAFSPDYAIPLLENQFGVLSLEGFGLATRPAAATAAGAILHYVRSTQRGTLEHVDRIGFYDRQDCLVLDAVTVRNLELVEPLFSGTGSEVTLFRTLDATLTPMGKRLLRSWLLRPSIDLPQILARQDAVAEAVGTTIYREELRRKLEGVLDLERLLSRMTLETANARDLLALAASFGHLPEIKLGLDHLNAARLQQLNILIDPLADVCERIDRSIVTEPPLSLSDGGVIRSGVDAELDELRDLSRNSKQYIAQIEERERQRTGINSLKIKFNSIFGYYLEVTKPNLHLVPADFERKQTLVNAERFTTPELKQYESKVLEAEEKIVEIERRLFSELRAAIAGEAKRIRQTSLALAETDVLLALANIAAERAYARPTLDDSGVIELVEARHPVVEQQVMTGAERFVPNDLLLNPESELIVLLTGPNMGGKSTYLRQTALIVIMAQMGSFVPARAARIGIADRIFTRIGASDNLARGRSTFMVEMTETAAILNTATPKSLVLLDEMGRGTATYDGLALAWATLEYLHSVTRAKTLFATHYHELTALGEELPLVKNYRVSIKEIPGGIIFLRKVEPGAADKSYGIEVAKLAGLPIDVIRRAREVLIQHEGQERQSVRQFEGKEPQQPSSVQLAIFTPLSQQIVDRLKEVDVNHLTPIEALTLLDELKKQLD; translated from the coding sequence GTGACCGAAGCCTCGACGCCCCTTATGCGGCAGTATGCCGCGATCAAGAAACAGCATCCCAACGCGCTGCTCTTCTTCCGGCTGGGCGATTTTTACGAACTTTTCTTTGACGACGCGGTAGTGGCATCGCGGGAACTCCAGATCACGCTCACATCTCGCAACAAAGAGAAGGATGTGGCGGTTCCCATGTGCGGTGTTCCGTATCACGCCGCTGAGGGATACCTGGCGAAATTACTGCGCAAGGGATTTCGCGTTGCTGTCTGCGAGCAGATGGAGAATCCCAAAGCCGCCAAGAAGATTGTTCGGCGAGAGGTCACGCGTGTCCTTACGCCGGGGACAAGCACCGACGCGAGTTTGCCCTCGGAAGAAAACAACTTCCTGGCAGCGATCGCGGAGCTTGGGGACCGGGCTGGGGTCGCCGCTCTGGATCTGTCGACCGGAGAATTTCGAGCTACCGAATTTGCGCTGCAGGACCGTGCGCGCCTGATCGAAGAACTCGGGCACATGCGTCCGAGGGAAGTACTCTATCCCGCGGCTCTTCCTCTGTTTGCTACCGCCGACAGCAGCTTTTACGCGTTCTCGGAGAGTCGCAGATTCACTGAAACGCCGGTGGAAGACTGGGCCTTTTCGCCCGACTACGCTATTCCTCTACTCGAGAACCAATTTGGCGTGCTCTCACTCGAGGGCTTCGGACTAGCTACGCGCCCGGCGGCAGCAACAGCAGCCGGAGCCATACTACATTACGTTCGCAGCACGCAGCGGGGCACGCTCGAGCACGTTGATCGTATAGGCTTCTACGACCGGCAAGATTGTTTGGTGCTGGACGCTGTTACGGTTCGCAATCTGGAGCTGGTTGAACCGCTGTTCTCCGGCACCGGGTCGGAAGTGACACTCTTTCGCACCCTCGATGCGACGCTCACGCCCATGGGAAAGCGGCTGCTTCGCTCGTGGCTACTGCGTCCGTCAATCGACTTGCCGCAAATTCTGGCGCGGCAAGATGCAGTGGCAGAAGCCGTTGGTACCACGATTTACCGCGAAGAGCTTCGTCGCAAGCTGGAAGGCGTGCTCGATCTGGAACGTCTGCTGAGTCGGATGACGCTGGAGACCGCAAACGCACGCGATTTGCTTGCCTTGGCAGCTTCATTCGGGCATCTTCCGGAGATAAAACTTGGCCTCGACCACCTTAATGCGGCGCGCCTGCAACAATTGAACATCCTTATCGACCCTCTAGCGGATGTGTGCGAGCGCATTGACCGATCGATCGTTACCGAACCACCTCTATCCCTCAGCGATGGCGGGGTGATTCGGAGCGGCGTTGACGCAGAGCTGGATGAGCTCCGCGATCTGAGCCGTAACAGCAAGCAGTACATTGCGCAAATTGAAGAACGAGAGCGTCAACGCACAGGCATCAATTCGCTGAAGATTAAGTTCAATTCAATCTTCGGCTACTACCTTGAGGTTACCAAGCCCAATTTGCATCTGGTTCCTGCCGATTTTGAACGGAAGCAGACGCTCGTAAACGCCGAGCGGTTTACTACGCCGGAGTTGAAGCAATATGAAAGCAAAGTGCTTGAGGCCGAAGAGAAGATCGTTGAGATCGAGCGCCGTTTGTTTAGCGAGTTGCGTGCGGCGATCGCAGGCGAAGCGAAGCGGATCCGGCAAACGTCGCTTGCTCTGGCTGAGACGGATGTCCTTCTCGCTCTGGCAAACATCGCGGCCGAGCGTGCGTATGCTCGTCCCACGCTGGATGACTCTGGCGTCATCGAACTGGTGGAAGCGCGTCATCCCGTCGTCGAGCAACAGGTCATGACGGGGGCTGAGCGTTTCGTACCTAACGACTTGTTATTGAATCCCGAATCGGAACTAATTGTCCTGCTCACCGGTCCAAATATGGGAGGGAAGTCTACGTACCTGCGGCAAACGGCGCTGATCGTCATCATGGCGCAGATGGGATCATTCGTTCCTGCGCGTGCTGCCCGCATCGGCATCGCTGATCGCATCTTCACGCGCATCGGGGCGAGTGACAATCTTGCGCGTGGCCGATCGACGTTTATGGTCGAGATGACCGAAACCGCAGCCATTCTCAACACTGCAACTCCGAAATCGCTCGTACTGCTCGATGAAATGGGACGCGGCACTGCTACCTACGACGGACTTGCCCTGGCATGGGCAACGCTGGAATATCTTCATTCCGTTACGCGAGCGAAAACGCTCTTCGCGACTCACTACCACGAACTTACGGCGCTAGGAGAGGAACTGCCATTGGTGAAAAACTACCGCGTCTCCATTAAAGAGATCCCGGGTGGAATCATCTTTCTGCGCAAAGTTGAGCCCGGCGCTGCTGACAAGAGTTATGGAATCGAAGTCGCGAAGCTCGCCGGATTGCCGATCGATGTCATTCGCCGAGCCAGGGAAGTGCTGATCCAGCATGAAGGCCAGGAGCGACAGTCAGTACGACAGTTTGAAGGAAAAGAACCCCAGCAACCTTCTTCTGTTCAGCTTGCCATCTTTACACCGCTCTCGCAGCAGATCGTCGATCGCTTGAAAGAGGTGGACGTGAATCATCTAACTCCAATTGAGGCCCTTACGCTTCTGGATGAATTGAAGAAGCAACTTGATTGA
- a CDS encoding carbamoyl phosphate synthase small subunit: protein MQAILALEDGRIFRGKGYGAKAECYGEVVFNTSLTGYQEIFTDPSYAGQIVVLTNPQIGNYGTNPEDNEAVRPFIEGLVVREFSPISSNWRSQQAADEYLERFNIPVIADVDSRALVRHLRTHGVMRGVVSLIESDPDKLVAKARSIPKMDGTDLARVVSTKQRYSWNQGPILTYAGQPVKEFSPEHALHVVAYDYGIKQNILRMLVDQGCNVTVVPAETSAEDVLALKPDGVFLSNGPGDPEPVTYAHDSIRKLAGKTPIFGICLGHQLVGLALGGKTYKLKFGHHGGNHPVRQETTGKIEITAHNHNFAVDPDSLKQSEVEMTHFDLNDGTLEGMRHKTMPLFTVQYHPEASPGPHDSHYLFGDFVKMMHEWKG, encoded by the coding sequence GTGCAAGCAATCCTTGCGCTGGAAGATGGCCGCATCTTCCGAGGCAAAGGCTACGGAGCAAAAGCAGAGTGCTACGGGGAAGTCGTTTTTAATACCTCTCTTACCGGCTACCAGGAAATCTTCACCGATCCATCCTACGCCGGGCAGATTGTAGTACTCACCAACCCGCAAATCGGCAACTACGGCACGAATCCCGAAGACAACGAAGCTGTTCGACCCTTCATTGAAGGGCTGGTCGTTCGCGAATTTTCGCCAATCAGCTCGAACTGGCGCTCCCAGCAGGCTGCAGACGAGTACCTGGAACGCTTCAATATTCCGGTCATTGCCGACGTTGATTCGCGAGCTCTAGTTCGACACTTGCGAACGCACGGGGTGATGCGGGGAGTGGTCTCGCTGATCGAGTCGGATCCGGACAAGCTCGTGGCTAAGGCTCGTTCCATTCCCAAAATGGACGGCACCGACCTCGCCCGAGTGGTGAGTACTAAGCAGCGTTATTCCTGGAATCAGGGTCCGATCCTGACCTATGCCGGTCAGCCAGTGAAGGAGTTCAGTCCTGAGCACGCGCTGCATGTAGTTGCCTACGACTATGGCATCAAGCAGAACATCCTGCGGATGCTCGTAGACCAAGGCTGCAACGTGACCGTAGTGCCGGCGGAAACCAGCGCAGAAGATGTCCTCGCGCTCAAGCCGGACGGTGTGTTCCTGTCCAACGGTCCAGGCGATCCCGAACCAGTTACATACGCGCATGACAGCATTCGCAAGCTGGCGGGGAAGACTCCCATTTTCGGAATCTGCCTTGGTCATCAGCTCGTTGGCTTAGCACTCGGAGGAAAAACTTACAAGTTGAAATTTGGACATCATGGCGGAAATCACCCAGTGCGTCAGGAAACTACGGGCAAGATCGAGATCACAGCCCATAACCACAATTTTGCCGTGGATCCTGATTCTCTCAAACAGAGTGAAGTGGAGATGACTCATTTCGATCTGAACGACGGCACACTCGAGGGTATGCGGCACAAGACAATGCCGCTCTTTACCGTGCAGTACCACCCGGAAGCTTCGCCCGGTCCACATGATTCCCATTACTTGTTCGGCGACTTTGTGAAGATGATGCACGAGTGGAAGGGTTGA
- a CDS encoding anhydro-N-acetylmuramic acid kinase, translated as MIVAGVMSGTSADGIDVALVRIAGKERTLRLRLLAHEHFAYPNVVRRAVLAAMNARSARVADLARMNFLLGELYAEAVAKAVDNQKIEVQVVGCHGQTLYHQGAPTAFLGRLISTTWQTGEGAILAARLGVPVVSDFRPGDMAVGGNGAPLVPLLDVAYYSDTRKLRVLQNLGGIGNLTIIPRGSHLGKMEQVIGFDTGPGNMVIDACAQKLFRKAYDANGALAAKGMVIQRALARGLEHPFFRRRPPKSAGREEFGREFVAQFLRWCGTRADRFDILATATALTAASIGDSLRRTLSTFHAEHSLGGKREYVASGGGVQNKTLMRMISEQVRPLGFRVLTSDDLGLPSQAKEAVAFALLAYQTWNRQPGNVPSATGANRRAVLGKISYP; from the coding sequence ATGATCGTTGCTGGTGTGATGAGCGGCACCTCGGCCGATGGCATTGACGTTGCGCTTGTCCGAATTGCGGGAAAGGAACGAACGCTCCGCTTAAGGCTGCTTGCGCATGAGCATTTCGCTTATCCCAATGTGGTACGGCGAGCGGTGCTCGCTGCTATGAATGCGCGTTCTGCGCGCGTTGCTGATCTTGCACGGATGAATTTCTTGCTGGGCGAGCTGTATGCCGAGGCTGTAGCGAAAGCTGTGGACAATCAAAAAATTGAAGTCCAGGTGGTTGGCTGCCATGGCCAGACTCTCTATCACCAAGGTGCGCCCACGGCTTTTCTTGGACGACTGATCTCGACGACGTGGCAGACTGGCGAAGGAGCAATTCTGGCAGCTCGTCTCGGAGTCCCAGTCGTCTCCGATTTCCGCCCCGGGGACATGGCTGTCGGAGGCAACGGAGCACCGCTGGTTCCTTTGCTCGATGTCGCCTACTACAGTGATACCAGGAAGCTCCGGGTACTTCAGAATCTTGGGGGCATCGGGAATCTCACCATTATCCCTAGGGGAAGCCATCTTGGGAAAATGGAGCAGGTCATCGGGTTTGATACTGGTCCGGGAAACATGGTGATTGATGCTTGCGCGCAGAAGCTCTTCAGGAAAGCCTATGACGCTAACGGCGCGCTTGCAGCTAAAGGCATGGTTATCCAGCGCGCGCTAGCTCGTGGTCTAGAGCACCCTTTTTTTCGCCGCAGGCCACCTAAGAGCGCAGGACGCGAGGAATTCGGACGCGAATTCGTCGCCCAATTTCTTCGCTGGTGTGGGACGCGAGCAGACAGGTTCGATATTCTAGCAACGGCGACTGCCCTGACAGCAGCATCAATCGGTGATTCATTGCGAAGGACGCTGTCTACATTTCATGCGGAGCACTCGCTTGGCGGCAAGCGTGAGTACGTCGCCAGCGGCGGTGGCGTACAGAACAAAACACTGATGCGCATGATCTCGGAACAGGTTAGGCCGCTCGGCTTTCGTGTGCTCACCTCCGATGACTTGGGTTTACCAAGCCAGGCGAAGGAAGCTGTCGCATTCGCGTTGCTCGCCTATCAAACATGGAACCGACAGCCAGGAAATGTGCCCAGTGCAACTGGGGCGAACCGACGCGCAGTTTTGGGCAAGATCAGTTATCCATGA
- a CDS encoding ABC transporter substrate-binding protein — protein MSFSSQLKLAKRHIVFVLLVLLLLVGCSRSRADPNTITLLIESSPANLDPRIGTDAQSERIDELLFDSLVRKDEHFNLKPWVAESWETRDPLTYVFHLRKGIRFHDGRALRARDVKWSIDSMTDGTVVSSKTATTSYQHIASIEASDDQTVIFHMQEPDSGLPWNLSDGAIGIVPYGSDKSFNQHLVGSGPFKLVKNEQDNEVVIVRNDDYWADKPKVERVRFAVVPDTTTRALELRKGSADVEVNALTADMVRSLRADRSLVVEQAPGTSVQYLAFNLRDPILSDIRVRQAIAYAIDVQPIIDYLWRGTVRPVASVIPAVHWAYDDTLHGYQRDVRKAKDLLQQAGYSTEAGKRLHLIMKTSTEETSRLLAVILQEQLLDVGIDLDVRTFEFATFYADVVKGAFQMYTLRWVGGANQDPEIFEYILDSKSFAPRRANRSYYSNPQVDAWIEQARIELNQEKRKEIYARIQQQVLRDLPSLNLWSLDNVVVHTARVKNLSPDPAGNYDFLREVEIAE, from the coding sequence ATGAGTTTTAGTTCACAGCTCAAGTTGGCGAAACGCCACATCGTCTTCGTATTGCTCGTCCTACTGCTCCTGGTTGGCTGCTCCCGCAGTCGTGCCGATCCCAACACAATTACTCTTCTCATTGAGTCCAGTCCGGCGAATCTTGATCCACGCATTGGTACCGATGCCCAATCGGAGCGCATCGACGAATTGTTGTTCGATTCGCTCGTGCGCAAAGACGAGCACTTCAATTTGAAGCCATGGGTCGCTGAAAGTTGGGAGACTCGCGATCCGCTGACATATGTCTTTCACTTGCGAAAGGGGATTCGCTTTCACGATGGCCGCGCGCTTAGGGCCAGAGATGTGAAGTGGAGCATTGACTCGATGACCGATGGAACAGTCGTCAGCTCTAAAACAGCTACTACGAGCTATCAGCACATCGCGAGCATCGAGGCATCCGACGACCAGACGGTGATTTTCCACATGCAGGAGCCCGATTCGGGACTTCCATGGAATTTGTCCGATGGCGCCATCGGAATTGTTCCCTATGGTAGCGACAAGAGCTTTAATCAGCATCTCGTCGGCAGTGGGCCATTCAAGTTAGTAAAGAATGAGCAGGACAATGAAGTGGTGATCGTCCGCAACGATGACTATTGGGCAGACAAGCCCAAAGTGGAACGTGTTCGCTTTGCTGTCGTGCCAGACACGACCACTCGCGCCCTCGAATTGCGAAAGGGAAGCGCTGATGTTGAGGTCAATGCGCTTACCGCAGATATGGTTCGATCGTTGCGAGCAGATCGAAGTCTGGTGGTCGAGCAAGCTCCAGGAACATCTGTGCAGTACCTGGCTTTTAATCTTCGCGATCCGATACTGAGCGATATCCGCGTGCGCCAGGCAATTGCTTACGCAATTGATGTGCAACCGATCATCGATTACCTGTGGCGTGGCACAGTGCGACCGGTCGCAAGTGTGATTCCTGCGGTGCATTGGGCGTACGACGATACCCTGCATGGCTATCAACGGGACGTGCGTAAGGCGAAAGATTTATTGCAGCAGGCAGGTTACTCGACTGAGGCTGGCAAGCGCCTGCATCTGATCATGAAGACCTCGACCGAAGAGACGAGTCGCTTGCTGGCCGTGATCCTGCAAGAGCAGTTGCTTGACGTCGGGATCGATCTCGACGTACGAACTTTTGAATTCGCCACGTTCTATGCTGACGTCGTGAAGGGCGCGTTTCAGATGTATACGTTGCGCTGGGTCGGAGGAGCCAACCAGGACCCAGAGATATTCGAGTACATCCTGGACAGCAAGAGCTTCGCGCCGCGTCGCGCTAACCGCAGCTACTACTCGAATCCCCAAGTGGATGCGTGGATAGAACAGGCCCGCATCGAACTCAATCAGGAAAAGCGCAAGGAAATTTACGCAAGAATCCAACAACAAGTATTGCGCGACTTGCCTTCGCTAAATCTGTGGTCGCTGGATAATGTAGTCGTGCACACTGCGAGAGTGAAGAATCTAAGTCCAGATCCGGCGGGGAACTACGATTTCCTGCGTGAGGTAGAGATTGCCGAATGA
- a CDS encoding TIGR00282 family metallophosphoesterase — MQILFIGDVFGSPGRKIVREHVHHLVESNKAELLIINVENAAGGFGVTPAICEEFFELGADVLTTGNHVWDKKEIGDYLNAGTKNGNSAARRVLRPANYPATVPGSGHYEGMTRGGVPYAVMNLQGRVFMVQNDCPFRTADRLLEQTNAKVIVVDMHAEATSEKVAMGWYLDGRVTAVLGTHTHVATADTRVLPNGTAYQTDVGMSGPHDSVIGVEKEQVLARFLTSMPNRFDAARGDVRLNGVLIDCDPQTGRAHSVQRIALGQ, encoded by the coding sequence GTGCAAATTCTGTTTATAGGCGACGTCTTCGGAAGTCCAGGACGCAAGATTGTGCGCGAGCATGTGCACCATCTGGTCGAGAGCAATAAAGCCGAGTTGTTGATAATCAATGTTGAGAATGCCGCCGGCGGTTTTGGTGTAACGCCGGCGATTTGTGAAGAATTCTTCGAGCTCGGTGCGGACGTGCTCACTACCGGGAATCACGTGTGGGATAAGAAAGAGATCGGAGATTATCTCAATGCAGGAACGAAGAATGGCAACTCCGCTGCACGACGTGTGCTGCGTCCAGCAAATTATCCCGCGACCGTTCCCGGCAGCGGACACTACGAGGGAATGACGCGCGGCGGCGTGCCTTACGCCGTAATGAACCTGCAAGGACGCGTTTTCATGGTTCAAAACGATTGTCCATTCCGCACTGCGGACCGACTGCTCGAACAAACCAACGCCAAGGTCATTGTTGTGGATATGCACGCCGAGGCTACTTCGGAGAAGGTCGCCATGGGCTGGTATCTCGACGGACGCGTTACGGCGGTCCTCGGTACCCACACGCACGTTGCCACAGCAGACACACGCGTATTGCCCAATGGGACCGCCTATCAGACCGATGTCGGCATGAGCGGTCCGCATGACAGCGTGATTGGGGTAGAGAAAGAACAAGTGCTGGCGCGATTCCTCACCAGCATGCCCAACCGTTTCGATGCTGCTCGCGGCGATGTTCGCCTTAACGGCGTGCTCATCGATTGCGATCCGCAAACGGGCCGAGCTCACAGCGTTCAGCGGATCGCTTTAGGCCAATGA
- a CDS encoding cyclic nucleotide-binding protein has translation MSRGRLPDRRLLMPSAKEITLTIDDQKVTVPGGTTIFDAARINGIPIPTLCHQQNETPVGVCRVCVVDVGARVYAAACIREAENNMVVKTNSEKVKAARKTLVELLMADHPSPCAREQQSGDCELETLAKSYSVGTSRFAKRLIPSHQKDESSLSILVDHSACILCDRCIRGCSEIRHNFVIARQGKGYATAISFDADLPMGGSSCVSCGECMVSCPTGALTNKKVLGQKLEQGAALSGLSVEAQELLDLPVFKGVSGTFLELNKGAVVKRVYRKGEVICREGDYGSTAFYLVEGTVDIFISTPRAHVDTEGSQQGFLSKLASKLKPRKEHQREEENTSRKFIYIDAPVDLEYDHPVAKLHTGDLFGEMTCMNFYPRSATVVAAEDVVCLEMLRNVLDVLQKNKTFRAKLDANYRVRALETHLKSVPVFASLTQDFIEHLRDRVELQRFAPGQVICRQGDPADSFYLARIGFIKVSEDHPGGELVLSYLARGSYFGEIGLLSDEGRRTATCTALDHVEVVKIHREDFREMLGRFPQVRASLETVARDRIEENRTRMRNLQSVPVDDFLKQGLIDAQSLLVLDLDRCTRCDQCVKACADAHDGITRLIRDGLRFENYLVATSCRQCRDPLCMIGCPVGSIRRRNSLEVIIEDWCVGCGLCANNCPYGNINLHEFPAPAGSSGYKATIKKATSCNLCYDHPEPSCVYACPHDAAHRVNPPEFFGQMLGGKKVEAVPYSMAPGMMDRR, from the coding sequence ATGTCGCGCGGGCGTCTGCCGGATCGGAGGCTCTTGATGCCGTCGGCGAAAGAGATCACGCTCACTATTGACGACCAGAAGGTTACTGTTCCCGGCGGCACCACTATCTTCGACGCCGCTCGCATCAACGGCATTCCCATTCCAACGCTTTGCCACCAGCAGAACGAGACTCCTGTCGGCGTTTGCCGCGTTTGCGTTGTCGATGTTGGCGCTCGTGTCTACGCCGCTGCATGCATCCGCGAAGCCGAGAACAACATGGTGGTGAAGACCAACAGCGAGAAGGTCAAAGCCGCACGCAAGACCTTGGTCGAACTGCTGATGGCCGATCATCCATCACCCTGTGCGCGCGAACAGCAGTCGGGCGATTGCGAACTTGAGACACTCGCCAAGAGCTATAGCGTCGGCACATCACGTTTCGCCAAGCGACTGATTCCCTCGCATCAGAAAGATGAATCCTCTCTGAGCATCCTCGTGGATCACTCCGCTTGCATACTGTGTGATCGCTGCATCCGGGGATGCTCAGAAATTCGCCACAACTTCGTGATCGCTCGCCAAGGAAAGGGCTACGCTACTGCGATCTCATTTGACGCTGACTTGCCGATGGGAGGCTCTTCCTGTGTCTCCTGCGGCGAATGCATGGTGTCTTGCCCAACGGGAGCTCTGACAAATAAGAAAGTCCTGGGGCAGAAGCTTGAACAAGGCGCGGCGCTAAGCGGACTTTCGGTTGAGGCCCAAGAGTTGCTGGACTTGCCGGTGTTCAAAGGGGTCTCCGGCACATTCCTCGAATTAAACAAAGGCGCGGTCGTCAAGCGTGTGTATAGGAAAGGCGAGGTCATCTGCCGCGAAGGCGACTACGGCTCCACCGCGTTCTACCTCGTAGAGGGCACGGTAGACATCTTCATCTCCACTCCTCGCGCCCACGTCGACACCGAAGGATCACAGCAAGGATTTCTCAGTAAGCTCGCAAGCAAGTTGAAGCCCCGCAAGGAGCATCAACGCGAAGAAGAAAACACGTCACGCAAATTCATTTACATCGACGCACCGGTCGACCTCGAATACGACCATCCCGTAGCAAAGCTTCATACTGGCGATTTGTTCGGTGAGATGACGTGCATGAATTTTTATCCGCGCAGCGCGACGGTGGTAGCGGCAGAGGACGTAGTTTGTCTGGAGATGCTGCGCAATGTTCTGGATGTTCTTCAGAAAAACAAAACCTTCCGCGCCAAGCTCGACGCCAATTATCGTGTCCGCGCTCTTGAAACCCACCTAAAGAGTGTCCCCGTCTTTGCGTCGCTCACACAGGACTTCATCGAGCATCTTCGTGATCGCGTTGAATTGCAACGCTTCGCTCCTGGGCAAGTTATCTGCCGTCAAGGCGATCCAGCTGACAGTTTCTACTTAGCTCGCATAGGTTTCATCAAGGTGAGTGAGGATCACCCGGGCGGCGAGCTCGTCCTTTCGTATCTCGCCCGCGGGAGCTATTTCGGCGAAATTGGATTGCTGTCGGATGAAGGCCGCCGTACCGCGACTTGTACTGCCCTCGACCACGTTGAGGTCGTGAAAATTCATCGCGAAGATTTTCGCGAGATGCTCGGCCGCTTCCCACAGGTGCGAGCCAGCCTGGAGACCGTGGCCCGCGACCGCATCGAAGAAAATCGCACCCGCATGCGCAACCTGCAGAGTGTGCCTGTAGACGACTTCCTCAAGCAGGGGCTCATAGACGCGCAGAGCCTGCTCGTGCTCGATCTGGATCGCTGCACGCGCTGCGATCAGTGCGTGAAAGCATGCGCCGACGCGCATGATGGAATTACCCGCCTGATTCGCGATGGTCTGCGATTCGAGAATTATCTGGTTGCAACCTCGTGCCGCCAGTGTCGCGATCCACTCTGCATGATTGGCTGTCCCGTAGGATCGATTCGGCGTCGCAATTCACTTGAAGTAATCATTGAGGATTGGTGTGTAGGCTGTGGACTATGTGCCAATAACTGTCCCTACGGCAATATTAATCTGCATGAATTCCCTGCACCGGCGGGAAGCAGCGGCTACAAAGCTACGATCAAGAAAGCGACTTCGTGCAACCTCTGCTACGACCATCCTGAGCCGAGCTGCGTTTATGCGTGCCCCCATGATGCGGCGCACCGCGTTAATCCTCCGGAGTTCTTCGGCCAGATGCTGGGCGGAAAGAAGGTTGAAGCCGTCCCTTACAGCATGGCTCCGGGAATGATGGACAGAAGGTAG
- a CDS encoding beta-N-acetylhexosaminidase, with the protein MRASSLPLRHRVGQLLIMGLEGPEVSPATGRLLTSMHPGGVILFARNIQSPHQCAQLLRICQTAVNTPLFRCVDLEGGTVDRLRNIIAPAPSAADVFRTDSEKLFEKHGRIIGEEVRALGFNVDFAPVFDLDLPEARHVLTSRTVSDNPKSVIRYAQQFLKGLTSAKVLGCGKHFPGLGGADLDTHRELPAIQRRWDQLWSEDLRPYHELSKAVPFVMVAHATYPRASKQDPKTPASLSRAWITDVLKKKIGYRGLVISDDLEMGGVLAAASMEDAALGTLRAGADIFLVCQKEEFVWRCYEAVLQEAERDRKFADVVTRAADRVLRLKTSNKALKQTMAMEPTSTEIENLKAKMHNFAHEVERESAAGWL; encoded by the coding sequence ATGAGAGCCTCCTCACTCCCGCTACGCCATCGTGTTGGACAATTGCTGATTATGGGCCTCGAGGGGCCCGAAGTCTCTCCCGCTACGGGACGGTTGCTCACGAGCATGCATCCTGGCGGCGTCATTCTCTTCGCCCGCAACATTCAATCACCGCATCAGTGCGCGCAATTGCTGCGCATCTGCCAGACGGCAGTCAACACACCGCTCTTTCGCTGCGTGGACCTCGAAGGCGGCACTGTCGATCGCCTGCGCAATATCATTGCACCCGCGCCGTCGGCGGCAGATGTCTTCCGCACTGACTCGGAGAAGCTGTTCGAAAAGCACGGCCGGATTATAGGCGAAGAGGTTCGAGCGCTCGGTTTTAACGTGGACTTTGCTCCAGTCTTTGACCTCGATCTCCCCGAAGCACGTCATGTGCTCACTTCAAGAACGGTTTCCGATAATCCCAAGAGTGTGATTCGGTATGCGCAGCAATTCCTGAAGGGTCTAACATCGGCAAAGGTTCTCGGCTGTGGCAAGCACTTTCCCGGATTGGGAGGCGCTGATCTGGATACGCACAGGGAGCTACCAGCGATTCAGCGCAGATGGGATCAACTCTGGTCAGAGGATCTCCGGCCTTACCACGAGTTGAGCAAGGCTGTTCCCTTCGTCATGGTTGCTCATGCGACTTATCCAAGAGCGTCGAAGCAGGATCCAAAGACGCCTGCTTCCTTGTCGCGCGCGTGGATAACTGACGTGCTGAAAAAAAAGATCGGGTATCGCGGCCTGGTGATCTCTGACGATCTCGAGATGGGTGGAGTGCTGGCTGCGGCGTCAATGGAAGATGCTGCTCTTGGGACGTTACGAGCTGGAGCAGATATCTTCCTCGTCTGTCAGAAGGAAGAATTTGTTTGGCGCTGTTATGAAGCCGTCTTGCAGGAGGCTGAGCGAGATCGTAAATTTGCCGACGTCGTGACGCGAGCTGCAGATCGAGTGCTGCGCCTCAAAACATCGAATAAGGCACTGAAGCAGACGATGGCAATGGAGCCCACCTCCACTGAGATCGAGAATCTGAAGGCGAAGATGCACAACTTCGCGCACGAGGTCGAGAGGGAGTCGGCCGCAGGCTGGCTATGA